A genomic window from Paucibacter sp. KCTC 42545 includes:
- a CDS encoding LysR substrate-binding domain-containing protein: METKWFEDFVSLAETRSFSRSAQLRHVTQPAFSRRIQALEAWAGTDLVDRSSYPTRLTGAGETLLAQAVEILGNLQATRNMMRSHQSSDVDMIEFAVPHSLAFSFFPHWLMGLRQRFGALKCRLNALNVHDAMLQLSEGNCDLLIVYHHASQPLQLDPERYEMASLGQETLAAYAKADAKGRPMFQLPRQTKGKLASSNGHAGPKFPFLSYASGAYLGRLVELIAKGSAVPLNLDAIYETDMAEGLKAMALEGHGLTFLPASSVQQELRNGRLVQASAAGEFELTMELRIYRERPELSRRNKASALALWQFLTAA, from the coding sequence GTGGAAACCAAATGGTTTGAAGATTTTGTGAGCTTGGCCGAGACGCGCAGCTTTTCGCGCTCGGCGCAGCTGAGGCATGTCACGCAGCCGGCCTTCTCGCGCCGCATTCAGGCGCTGGAAGCCTGGGCGGGCACGGACCTGGTGGACCGCTCCTCCTACCCGACCCGCTTGACAGGCGCAGGCGAGACCTTGCTGGCCCAGGCGGTGGAGATCCTCGGCAATCTGCAAGCCACGCGCAATATGATGCGCAGCCATCAGTCCTCCGACGTGGACATGATCGAGTTCGCCGTCCCGCACTCGCTGGCTTTTAGCTTTTTCCCGCATTGGTTGATGGGCTTGCGCCAGCGTTTCGGCGCGCTCAAGTGCCGGCTGAACGCGCTCAATGTGCATGACGCGATGCTGCAGCTGAGCGAAGGCAATTGCGATCTGCTGATCGTCTATCACCACGCCAGCCAGCCTTTGCAGCTGGACCCCGAGCGCTACGAGATGGCTTCCCTGGGGCAGGAGACCCTGGCGGCCTATGCCAAGGCCGACGCCAAGGGCCGGCCGATGTTTCAGCTGCCTCGCCAAACCAAGGGTAAGCTGGCAAGCAGCAACGGCCACGCCGGCCCGAAGTTTCCATTTCTTAGCTACGCCTCGGGTGCCTATCTGGGGCGCTTGGTGGAGCTGATCGCCAAGGGCTCTGCCGTGCCCTTGAATCTCGATGCCATTTACGAAACCGATATGGCCGAAGGCCTCAAAGCGATGGCTTTGGAGGGCCACGGCCTGACCTTCTTGCCCGCCAGCTCGGTGCAGCAGGAATTGCGCAACGGCCGTCTGGTGCAGGCTTCGGCCGCGGGCGAATTTGAACTGACGATGGAGTTGCGCATCTATCGCGAGCGCCCCGAGCTGTCCCGGCGCAACAAGGCCTCTGCACTGGCGCTGTGGCAATTCCTGACCGCGGCTTGA